Proteins from a genomic interval of Methanofollis formosanus:
- a CDS encoding nucleotidyltransferase domain-containing protein encodes MDEIRAFASVVRARFRIDRIILFGSVASGTLHEGSDIDLIVVGDFSGRFHQRIAALLDLTDLPVEPLCYTPEEFRHLLDEQNTFILSALSEGIDL; translated from the coding sequence ATGGACGAAATCCGGGCGTTTGCGAGCGTTGTCCGCGCCCGGTTCAGGATCGATCGGATCATCCTCTTCGGTTCGGTGGCAAGCGGGACGCTCCACGAAGGGAGCGATATCGACCTCATCGTGGTGGGTGATTTTTCTGGGCGTTTTCACCAACGTATCGCCGCCCTCCTCGACCTCACCGACCTCCCGGTCGAGCCACTCTGCTATACCCCGGAGGAGTTCCGGCATCTCCTCGACGAGCAGAACACCTTCATTCTCTCGGCTCTTTCCGAGGGCATCGACCTCTGA
- the tnpB gene encoding IS200/IS605 family element RNA-guided endonuclease TnpB — protein sequence MLQAYKYRMYPSQEQVALLMKHIHACRFVYNNSLEQKIRAYEQEGRKLSCFDLNNRLPALKDEHPWLKDVNSQSLQSANKNLDNAFTRFFREKKGFPRFKSKKNPLQSFQVPQSYSVDFDQRWIKLPKISKIRTIFHRVFTGKMKYATVSVTSTGKWFVSILVDDGKNEPEPAPFSLDTTLGIDVGLKDFATFSIGEKIENPRHLKNSLQRLKVLQRRMSRKKKGSKNREKAIQKLARCYEKVANQRNDFLHKISFRVVSENQAIAVESLNVGGMMKNHHLAQGIEDVSWSTFFTMLEYKCRKYGKTLLKIGRFDPSSKICNTCGYLKRDLTLSDREWVCPECGTHHDRDINAAINIKKFALQEQNLVGVSGAGRNR from the coding sequence ATGCTTCAGGCCTACAAGTATCGGATGTATCCATCTCAGGAGCAGGTTGCGCTCCTCATGAAGCACATCCATGCCTGTCGGTTTGTGTACAACAATTCCCTGGAGCAGAAGATCCGGGCATACGAGCAGGAAGGTCGAAAACTCTCCTGTTTCGACCTGAACAACCGTCTCCCGGCTCTCAAGGACGAGCATCCGTGGCTCAAGGACGTCAACTCACAGTCTCTCCAGAGTGCAAACAAAAATCTCGACAACGCCTTCACCCGGTTTTTCCGGGAGAAGAAAGGTTTCCCCCGGTTCAAGTCAAAGAAGAATCCATTACAGTCCTTTCAGGTGCCTCAGAGTTACTCCGTGGACTTCGACCAGAGATGGATCAAACTTCCAAAGATCAGCAAGATTAGAACGATCTTCCACCGTGTCTTCACCGGGAAGATGAAGTATGCAACGGTTTCCGTGACTTCGACGGGAAAGTGGTTCGTCAGCATTCTTGTCGATGATGGGAAAAACGAACCTGAACCTGCACCTTTCTCTCTGGACACCACCCTCGGGATTGATGTCGGGCTGAAGGACTTTGCAACCTTCTCTATCGGAGAGAAGATTGAAAATCCTCGACACCTCAAAAATTCCCTTCAACGCCTGAAAGTGTTGCAACGGCGAATGTCACGGAAGAAAAAAGGGTCGAAGAACCGGGAGAAAGCGATCCAGAAACTTGCCCGGTGCTATGAAAAGGTCGCCAACCAGCGCAACGATTTCCTGCACAAAATCTCTTTTCGAGTTGTGAGCGAGAACCAAGCTATTGCAGTGGAATCGTTGAATGTTGGTGGGATGATGAAGAACCATCATCTGGCACAGGGGATCGAGGATGTTTCGTGGAGCACATTCTTCACGATGCTGGAGTACAAGTGTCGGAAGTATGGGAAAACTCTCCTGAAGATCGGGAGATTCGATCCCTCCTCGAAGATATGCAATACGTGTGGGTATCTTAAGCGGGATCTTACCCTCTCTGACAGGGAGTGGGTCTGTCCTGAGTGTGGTACTCATCACGACCGCGACATCAACGCGGCGATCAATATCAAGAAGTTCGCCCTGCAAGAGCAGAATCTTGTAGGGGTATCAGGTGCGGGACGCAACCGTTGA
- a CDS encoding HEPN domain-containing protein, whose translation MMQAEKDLWSARNSLATEDFEWACFQAQQSAEGSALRERCATDHHPLGLRVAQGDRRPGASSLPKGCTISGQPNPPTASPAALPPVNSMTKEDAEECINAADHIVRAARSLVPI comes from the coding sequence ATGATGCAGGCAGAAAAAGATCTCTGGAGTGCACGCAACAGCCTTGCCACCGAGGACTTTGAATGGGCCTGTTTTCAGGCACAACAGAGCGCTGAAGGCAGTGCTCTACGGGAGAGGTGCGCGACGGATCATCACCCCCTCGGTCTTCGAGTTGCTCAGGGAGATCGACGACCCGGCGCTTCTTCCCTTCCGAAAGGGTGCACAATATCTGGACAGCCCAATCCCCCGACAGCATCGCCGGCGGCCTTGCCCCCTGTGAATAGTATGACAAAGGAGGATGCAGAGGAATGTATCAACGCTGCAGACCATATCGTCCGGGCAGCACGGTCCCTTGTCCCGATCTGA